One Paraburkholderia phytofirmans OLGA172 genomic window carries:
- a CDS encoding beta-ketoacyl-ACP synthase III gives MAQSTIYSRVLGTGSYLPPGRVTNQDLAERLAKQGVETSDEWIVARTGIHARHFAEPDVTTSDLALFASQRAIEAADIDPQSIDLIIVATSTPDFVFPSTACLLQNKLGIKNHGAAFDVQAVCSGFAYAVAMADSLIRGGQHRTALVIGAETFSRILDFKDRTTCVLFGDGAGAVILQASEEPGVLASALHADGSHSNILCTPGNVNGGVIEGSAFLHMDGQAVFKLAVNVLEKVAVEALAKANLSAEQIDWLIPHQANIRIMQSTCRKLGLPQERMVVTVGEHGNTSAASIPLAFDAAVRDGRIKRGQNVLIEGVGGGFTWGASVIRY, from the coding sequence ATGGCTCAATCGACAATTTATTCCCGCGTGCTGGGCACCGGCAGCTACCTGCCGCCCGGACGCGTCACCAATCAGGATCTGGCCGAACGTCTCGCCAAGCAAGGTGTCGAGACGAGCGACGAATGGATCGTTGCCCGCACGGGCATCCATGCGCGCCACTTCGCCGAACCCGATGTCACTACCAGCGATCTGGCGCTTTTCGCCTCGCAGCGTGCGATCGAAGCGGCGGATATCGATCCGCAATCCATCGATCTGATCATCGTTGCGACCTCCACACCCGACTTTGTGTTTCCGAGTACGGCGTGCCTGTTGCAGAACAAGCTCGGCATCAAGAACCACGGTGCGGCATTCGACGTGCAGGCCGTCTGTTCGGGCTTTGCTTACGCGGTGGCGATGGCGGATAGCCTGATTCGCGGCGGTCAGCATCGCACGGCGCTCGTGATCGGCGCGGAAACTTTCTCGCGTATCCTCGATTTCAAGGACCGCACCACCTGCGTGCTATTCGGCGACGGCGCGGGCGCGGTGATCCTGCAGGCGTCCGAAGAGCCGGGCGTGCTGGCGAGCGCTTTGCACGCCGACGGCAGCCATTCGAACATTCTCTGCACGCCGGGCAATGTGAACGGCGGTGTGATCGAGGGCAGCGCGTTCCTGCATATGGACGGGCAGGCCGTGTTCAAGCTCGCCGTCAATGTGCTCGAAAAGGTTGCGGTCGAAGCACTCGCAAAAGCGAATCTGTCGGCCGAGCAGATCGACTGGCTGATTCCGCATCAGGCCAATATCCGCATCATGCAAAGCACCTGCCGTAAGCTCGGCTTGCCGCAGGAACGCATGGTCGTCACGGTGGGCGAGCACGGCAATACGTCGGCTGCGTCCATTCCGCTCGCATTCGACGCCGCGGTGCGCGACGGCCGCATCAAGCGCGGCCAGAACGTGCTGATCGAAGGCGTCGGCGGCGGCTTCACGTGGGGCG
- the plsX gene encoding phosphate acyltransferase PlsX — MTVKLTIDCMGGDHGPSVTVPAAVNFVRSHPDAELLLVGIESAIRAQLKKLKAQDLPALTVVPASEIVAMDDPVEVALRKKKDSSMRVALNRVKECEAQACISAGNTGALMAVSRYVLKTLSGIERPAIAFAMPNPTGYTTMLDLGANVDCEPQHLLQFAEMGHALVSALEGRERPTIGLLNIGEEVIKGNDTIKRAGELLRASTLNFHGNVEGNDIFKGTVDVIVCDGFVGNVALKTSEGLAQMLSNIIKEEFGRSWLTKVMAVLALPVLMRFKKRVDHRQYNGAALLGLRGLVIKSHGSADAYAFEWAIKRGYDAVKNGVLERLARAMEENAGSLEQAARDASGAGHASPIAGQPAEPYAAQSSKA, encoded by the coding sequence ATGACAGTAAAGCTCACGATAGATTGCATGGGAGGCGACCACGGCCCGTCCGTGACCGTTCCCGCTGCCGTCAACTTCGTTCGTTCGCATCCTGATGCTGAGTTGCTGCTCGTCGGCATTGAAAGTGCGATTCGTGCGCAGCTGAAGAAGTTGAAGGCTCAGGACCTGCCGGCGCTGACCGTCGTACCTGCTTCCGAGATCGTCGCCATGGACGATCCGGTCGAAGTCGCGCTGCGCAAGAAAAAAGACTCATCCATGCGCGTGGCGCTGAATCGCGTCAAGGAATGCGAGGCGCAAGCCTGCATTTCCGCCGGCAATACCGGCGCGCTGATGGCGGTCTCGCGCTATGTGCTGAAAACGCTGTCGGGCATCGAACGCCCGGCCATTGCGTTCGCAATGCCCAATCCCACTGGCTACACGACGATGCTCGACCTGGGCGCCAACGTCGATTGCGAGCCGCAGCATCTGCTGCAGTTCGCGGAGATGGGGCACGCGCTCGTGTCCGCGCTCGAGGGTCGCGAGCGGCCCACCATCGGCCTGCTCAACATCGGCGAAGAAGTCATCAAGGGTAACGACACCATCAAACGCGCCGGCGAACTGCTGCGCGCGAGTACACTTAACTTTCACGGCAACGTTGAAGGCAACGACATCTTCAAGGGCACGGTCGACGTAATCGTCTGCGACGGTTTTGTCGGCAATGTCGCGCTGAAAACGTCGGAAGGCCTCGCGCAGATGCTGTCCAACATCATCAAGGAAGAGTTCGGCCGCTCATGGCTCACCAAGGTGATGGCGGTGCTCGCATTGCCGGTATTGATGCGTTTCAAGAAACGGGTCGATCATCGGCAGTACAACGGCGCTGCGCTGCTCGGCCTGCGCGGCCTGGTGATCAAAAGCCACGGCTCGGCGGATGCCTACGCGTTTGAGTGGGCTATCAAACGCGGGTATGATGCCGTCAAAAACGGCGTGCTGGAGCGCCTTGCGCGAGCAATGGAAGAGAATGCAGGTTCTCTCGAACAGGCGGCGCGCGACGCAAGCGGTGCGGGTCACGCAAGCCCGATCGCAGGCCAGCCGGCCGAGCCCTACGCTGCGCAATCCTCGAAGGCATAA
- the rpmF gene encoding 50S ribosomal protein L32, producing the protein MAVQQNKKSPSKRGMHRSHDFLTAAPLAVEPSTGEVHLRHHVSPNGYYRGKKVVKTKND; encoded by the coding sequence ATGGCAGTTCAGCAAAATAAGAAGTCGCCGTCGAAGCGCGGCATGCACCGTTCGCACGATTTCCTGACGGCAGCGCCGCTGGCCGTGGAGCCGAGCACGGGCGAAGTGCATCTGCGTCACCACGTTAGCCCGAACGGCTACTATCGCGGCAAGAAAGTCGTCAAGACGAAGAACGACTAA
- a CDS encoding DUF177 domain-containing protein, translating to MTQHPGNPAGLSDPHDIDLFEFARSGRQAAGVVRVSQLPRMLNEVPAEAPDRDTAFTWQAEGATQPELQDDGTEGPQPYLRLAIHGAAWLECQRCMTPYLQAFNVDATYRIVNTEAEAEEFPLDEDEVEVIVGSRQFDLVDLIEEELLLSLPLVPKHEVCPEVHESLVSGVAGTEGEGDEGAPDEAGEGGEPERPNPFAALESLKRGEPGDKKH from the coding sequence ATGACTCAACATCCTGGCAACCCTGCTGGTCTGTCCGACCCGCACGATATCGATCTGTTCGAATTTGCGCGGAGTGGGCGCCAGGCCGCGGGTGTCGTGCGCGTCTCGCAACTGCCGCGCATGTTAAACGAAGTGCCGGCAGAAGCGCCAGACCGCGATACCGCGTTCACCTGGCAAGCCGAAGGGGCGACGCAGCCGGAATTGCAGGACGACGGCACCGAGGGTCCGCAGCCTTATTTGAGGTTGGCGATTCACGGTGCTGCATGGCTCGAATGTCAGCGGTGCATGACGCCGTATCTGCAGGCGTTCAATGTCGATGCAACTTACCGGATCGTCAACACTGAGGCGGAAGCCGAAGAGTTTCCGCTCGACGAGGATGAAGTCGAAGTGATCGTGGGCTCGCGCCAGTTCGATCTCGTCGACTTGATCGAAGAAGAGTTGCTGCTTTCCTTGCCGCTCGTGCCCAAGCACGAGGTGTGTCCCGAAGTGCACGAGAGTCTCGTCTCTGGTGTGGCCGGTACAGAAGGCGAGGGCGACGAGGGCGCACCGGATGAAGCAGGTGAGGGCGGTGAGCCCGAGCGGCCCAATCCGTTTGCGGCGCTCGAAAGTCTCAAGCGCGGTGAGCCGGGCGACAAGAAGCACTGA
- a CDS encoding Maf-like protein, which translates to MPDSLNRPPRLILASSSPYRRELLERLRVPFDVVVPAIDETPLAGETPEVTALRLAEAKARAAAAKLGADEAALVIGSDQVATYDGLQIGKPGTHDKAFAQLRAMRGREVLFHSALCLFDSRSGAAQAVDVITRVQFRDLPDAALDAYLRAETPYDVAGSAKSEGLGIALLEAIHSDDPTALVGLPLIALSRMLLAVGYPLLGAP; encoded by the coding sequence ATGCCAGATTCCCTCAATCGCCCGCCACGCCTGATTCTGGCGTCGAGTTCACCTTATCGTCGCGAGCTGCTCGAGCGCCTGCGCGTTCCGTTCGATGTCGTCGTGCCGGCGATCGACGAAACGCCGCTCGCCGGCGAAACGCCCGAAGTGACGGCCCTGCGCCTCGCTGAGGCAAAAGCCCGCGCGGCGGCAGCCAAGCTCGGCGCCGATGAAGCCGCGCTCGTGATCGGCTCGGATCAGGTTGCCACCTACGACGGCCTGCAGATCGGCAAGCCCGGCACGCATGACAAGGCATTTGCCCAACTGCGGGCAATGCGCGGTCGTGAAGTGCTATTTCATAGCGCACTCTGCCTGTTCGACAGCCGATCGGGGGCGGCGCAAGCCGTCGACGTCATCACCCGCGTGCAATTCCGCGACCTGCCGGACGCCGCGCTGGACGCTTATCTCCGCGCCGAAACGCCATACGACGTGGCGGGCAGCGCCAAATCCGAAGGCCTCGGCATCGCGTTGCTCGAAGCCATTCACTCGGACGACCCGACCGCGCTGGTCGGGCTGCCATTGATCGCACTGTCGCGCATGCTGCTCGCAGTGGGTTATCCACTTCTGGGGGCACCATGA
- a CDS encoding SAM-dependent methyltransferase, with product MSGTLYLIPNTLGEGDADALDAVLPAPVRARAAALQYYIGENAKTTRAFLKKVGTERPIQEIEIRELNVNTPAGEIDKLLAPLLAGTDAGLVSEAGCPAVADPGALLVRRAHERGVKVVPFVGPSSILLALMASGLNGQSFAFHGYLPVDATERAKRLRDLEQQSRKAKQTQIFIETPYRNKPLLDTLLATCAPSTLVCVAVDLTLETETIASRTVADWKKKPAIDLHKRPAIFLMLAV from the coding sequence ATGAGCGGCACCTTATATCTGATCCCGAACACCCTTGGCGAAGGCGATGCCGACGCCCTCGACGCCGTCCTGCCCGCACCGGTGCGTGCCCGTGCGGCCGCGCTGCAGTATTACATCGGCGAAAACGCAAAAACCACGCGCGCGTTCCTGAAGAAGGTCGGCACCGAGCGGCCTATCCAGGAAATTGAGATTCGCGAACTGAACGTGAACACGCCGGCCGGTGAGATCGACAAACTGCTGGCGCCTTTGCTGGCAGGCACGGATGCCGGCCTGGTTTCCGAAGCCGGCTGTCCTGCGGTCGCCGATCCGGGCGCTCTGCTGGTGCGCCGGGCGCATGAGCGCGGCGTGAAAGTCGTGCCGTTTGTCGGACCGAGTTCGATTCTGCTCGCGTTGATGGCGTCCGGCCTGAATGGCCAGAGTTTTGCGTTCCACGGCTATCTGCCGGTCGACGCCACCGAACGGGCCAAGCGCCTGCGCGACCTGGAGCAGCAATCGCGCAAAGCCAAACAAACGCAGATTTTTATCGAAACGCCGTATCGGAATAAACCGCTGCTCGATACATTGCTGGCAACGTGCGCGCCCTCCACCCTCGTTTGCGTTGCGGTCGACCTGACGCTGGAGACTGAGACCATCGCGAGCCGCACCGTGGCCGACTGGAAAAAGAAACCGGCGATCGATCTGCACAAACGGCCGGCAATTTTCCTGATGCTGGCCGTCTGA
- a CDS encoding S49 family peptidase: MSDNLTPEPKEPSLTGRPRTPADEPGWERAALERIALAAITEQRAARRWKIFFRFVFLIVLLLAVWGALDLSGDKVATTGRHTAMVTLDGEISADTNANAEDVNTALESAFDDAGTAGVILRCNSPGGSPVQAGIIYNEIRRLRAKYPSIPLYVVVGDMCASGGYYAAAAADKIYVDKASIVGSIGVLMDSFGFTGLMDKLGIQRRLHTSGENKGFFDPFSPETPKMDEHAQDMLDQIHAQFIDAVREGRGKRLHETPDMFSGLFWTGQKSVELGLADGFGDADYVARDLFKAPDIVDYTVKESITDRVARKFGAAVGSGAVHAMALGGKLSLR, translated from the coding sequence ATGTCTGACAATTTGACTCCTGAACCGAAGGAACCGTCCCTGACAGGCCGCCCCCGCACGCCTGCCGATGAGCCGGGCTGGGAGCGCGCCGCGCTCGAGCGCATCGCGCTTGCGGCAATCACCGAGCAGCGCGCGGCACGCCGCTGGAAGATTTTCTTCCGGTTTGTGTTCCTGATCGTCTTGCTGCTGGCGGTATGGGGCGCGTTAGATCTCTCCGGCGACAAGGTTGCGACCACTGGCCGGCATACCGCAATGGTGACGCTTGACGGCGAAATCTCTGCTGATACGAACGCAAACGCGGAAGATGTCAACACTGCACTGGAAAGTGCGTTCGACGATGCGGGTACGGCAGGCGTGATCCTGCGCTGTAACAGCCCGGGCGGCAGCCCGGTGCAGGCAGGCATTATCTACAACGAGATTCGCCGGCTGCGCGCCAAGTATCCGTCGATCCCCTTGTATGTCGTGGTCGGCGATATGTGCGCGTCGGGTGGCTATTACGCGGCGGCGGCGGCGGACAAGATCTATGTGGACAAGGCGAGTATCGTCGGTTCGATTGGTGTGCTGATGGACAGCTTCGGCTTCACGGGGCTGATGGATAAGCTGGGGATCCAGCGTCGGCTGCATACTTCGGGTGAGAACAAGGGCTTTTTCGACCCGTTCTCGCCGGAAACGCCGAAGATGGACGAACATGCGCAGGACATGCTCGATCAGATCCATGCGCAGTTCATCGACGCCGTGCGTGAGGGGCGCGGCAAGCGCCTGCACGAAACGCCGGATATGTTCTCGGGCCTGTTCTGGACGGGTCAGAAGAGTGTCGAGCTGGGGCTTGCCGACGGTTTCGGCGACGCGGATTACGTCGCGCGCGACCTCTTCAAGGCACCGGATATCGTCGACTACACGGTCAAGGAGAGCATTACGGATCGTGTGGCGCGCAAGTTCGGTGCTGCGGTCGGCAGCGGCGCGGTGCATGCGATGGCGCTTGGCGGGAAGTTGAGTCTGCGTTGA
- a CDS encoding Rieske (2Fe-2S) protein — translation MNTGTTEAVAQAVRICASEELVDGGAGVRRAARFGGGDVVVFFVRYDGHAYGYLNRCAHVPMELDWAEGQFFESSGLYLMCATHGAIYAPDTGKCVGGPCRGGRLRPVHVDERDTPEGRAVFWLPDGELRPATP, via the coding sequence ATGAATACGGGCACGACGGAAGCGGTGGCGCAGGCCGTTCGCATTTGCGCGTCCGAAGAACTGGTCGACGGCGGCGCCGGCGTGCGGCGCGCGGCGAGGTTTGGCGGCGGCGACGTCGTGGTATTTTTTGTTCGCTATGATGGCCATGCGTACGGCTATCTGAACCGCTGCGCCCACGTGCCGATGGAACTCGACTGGGCTGAAGGGCAGTTCTTTGAATCGTCCGGTTTATACTTGATGTGCGCTACACATGGTGCGATTTACGCGCCTGATACAGGCAAATGCGTCGGCGGCCCGTGCCGCGGCGGCCGGTTGCGCCCTGTCCACGTGGACGAGCGCGACACACCCGAAGGCCGCGCCGTGTTCTGGCTGCCGGACGGCGAACTTCGCCCGGCCACGCCCTGA
- a CDS encoding HAD-IIIA family hydrolase gives MAREQFDLIVFDWDGTLMDSTAHITRSIQLACRDLGLPVPADEAASYVIGLGLRDALQIAAPTLDPADYPRLAERYRFHYLVKDQTTELFVGVREMLQELRDQGYLLAVATGKSRVGLNRALDQSRLTSLFDGTRCADETFSKPHPAMLHELTRELGQDPVRTVMVGDTTHDLQMAINAGVAGIAVTYGAHPAGSLMALSPKFVASSVSALSGWLRENA, from the coding sequence ATGGCTAGAGAGCAATTTGATCTGATCGTCTTTGACTGGGACGGGACGCTGATGGATTCGACCGCGCACATCACGCGCAGCATCCAGTTAGCATGCCGCGATCTCGGCCTGCCTGTTCCCGCCGATGAGGCCGCCAGCTACGTGATCGGCCTTGGCCTGCGCGACGCGCTGCAAATCGCCGCGCCCACGCTCGATCCGGCCGATTACCCGCGTCTGGCGGAGCGCTATCGCTTTCACTATCTGGTGAAGGACCAGACTACCGAGCTGTTCGTCGGCGTGCGCGAGATGCTGCAGGAATTGCGCGATCAGGGTTATCTGCTCGCGGTGGCGACCGGCAAGAGCCGCGTTGGGCTGAACCGCGCGCTCGACCAATCGCGTCTGACGAGCCTGTTCGACGGCACCCGCTGTGCGGACGAAACTTTCTCGAAACCGCATCCGGCCATGCTGCACGAGCTTACGCGTGAACTGGGGCAGGATCCGGTGCGCACGGTGATGGTGGGTGACACCACGCACGATCTGCAGATGGCGATCAATGCGGGCGTTGCGGGCATTGCAGTCACATACGGCGCGCATCCCGCCGGTTCGCTGATGGCTTTGTCGCCGAAATTCGTCGCCTCCAGCGTGAGCGCGCTGTCCGGCTGGCTGCGAGAGAACGCATGA
- a CDS encoding RluA family pseudouridine synthase, with protein MKELGKISQKSVASDQVSMIEIDDSAAGQRIDNFLLRVCKGVPKSHIYRILRSGEVRVNKGRIDAQYRLELGDLVRVPPIRVAQPNEAIAQAPVPSADFKIIFEDEHMLVIDKPAGVAVHGGSGVAFGVIEQMREARSQAKFLELVHRLDRETSGILMLAKKRSALVNLHEQIRENKMDKRYYACVHGEWASDWGRRRAVKEPLHKYLTADGERRVRVQADGLASHTVFNLIDRWPEYALLEAELKTGRTHQIRVHLQHLELPIVGDAKYGDFALNKALARANAKPGLKRMFLHAYRLKLTHPATGAPVQFEAPLPAECRSFVAQLNELRNGSNPETTPHG; from the coding sequence ATGAAAGAGTTAGGCAAAATATCCCAGAAATCGGTCGCAAGCGACCAGGTCTCGATGATCGAGATCGACGACAGTGCGGCCGGACAGCGCATTGACAACTTCCTGTTGCGCGTCTGTAAAGGCGTGCCGAAAAGCCATATTTACCGCATCCTGCGTAGCGGGGAAGTGCGGGTGAATAAGGGCCGGATCGACGCGCAGTACCGCCTCGAACTGGGCGATCTGGTGCGCGTGCCGCCCATTCGCGTCGCTCAACCGAACGAAGCCATCGCCCAGGCGCCGGTGCCGAGCGCCGATTTCAAAATTATTTTTGAAGACGAGCACATGCTCGTGATCGACAAACCGGCCGGCGTGGCGGTCCACGGGGGCAGCGGTGTCGCGTTCGGCGTGATCGAACAGATGCGCGAAGCGCGGTCGCAGGCGAAATTCCTCGAATTGGTGCATCGGCTGGATCGCGAGACGTCCGGCATTCTGATGCTCGCCAAGAAACGCTCCGCGCTGGTCAACCTGCACGAGCAGATTCGCGAGAACAAGATGGATAAGCGCTACTATGCGTGCGTCCACGGCGAATGGGCGAGCGACTGGGGCCGTCGCCGCGCGGTCAAGGAGCCGCTGCATAAGTATTTGACCGCGGACGGCGAACGGCGCGTGCGCGTTCAGGCCGACGGCCTCGCGTCGCACACGGTCTTCAATCTGATCGACCGCTGGCCGGAGTACGCGCTGCTCGAGGCGGAACTGAAGACGGGTCGCACGCATCAGATTCGCGTCCATTTGCAGCATCTGGAGTTGCCGATCGTCGGCGATGCCAAGTACGGCGACTTCGCGCTGAACAAAGCGCTGGCGCGCGCCAACGCCAAGCCTGGCCTGAAGCGCATGTTCCTGCACGCGTACCGTCTTAAGCTGACGCACCCGGCAACCGGCGCGCCCGTGCAGTTCGAGGCGCCGCTGCCGGCCGAATGCCGCAGTTTTGTAGCGCAGCTCAATGAATTACGAAATGGGTCAAACCCGGAGACGACACCGCATGGCTAG
- a CDS encoding Rne/Rng family ribonuclease, whose product MKRMLFNATQQEELRVAIVDGQKLIDIDIETAGREQRKGNIYKGIITRIEPSLEACFVNYGEDRHGFLPFKEVARQYFRDGVDMRAARIQDALKEGQELIVQVEKEERGNKGAALTTFISLAGRYLVLMPNNPRGGGVSRRIEGDDRQELRETMAQLQLPEGMSIIARTAGIGRSAEELQWDLNYLMQLWRAIEAASQSGSSGQPMLIYLESSLVIRAIRDYFQPDIGEILIDTTEIHDQARAFMDIVMPDNVSKVKRYHDDVPLFSRFQIEHQIETAYSRTVPLPSGGAIVIDHTEALVAIDVNSARATKGADIEETAARTNLEAADEVARQLRLRDLGGLIVIDFIDMESAKSQREVEQRLKDALKHDRARVQMGKISRFGLMELSRQRLRPALSEGSHVTCPRCNGTGHIRDTESSALQVLRIIQEEAMKENTAAIHCQVPVEVTAFLLNEKRAEINKIESRFKVNVVLIPNKHLDTPHYKLERLRHDDARLDEPRASWKMAEEAARELESETGYSKRAEEVKPKQEAAVKGITPEKPAPSAPVRPATPAPVAVTPASGGFIGWLKNLFGMQPAAPAPVAPATTEKQARPQRGERTERGERTGERGGDRSRNRRGGAGGRDAAGRGEGTTGGRQAQGQQPSARREEREPREGREAREGREPREARESREPRGNREPREAREGREPREAREPREGREGRENRDRDNRGNERAETVDGAPRAERGERQERGERRERGERVERGERRKQQPEAADALTQNDAQAAEDLAQNQTALGENGAPVDQEAVAREGEERRRRRRGRRGGRREREEDVNGNLAADVAEAEGDTANVTDEAPVRTAHQPVEHKAEVNEATAVKPVEVVVAAVATETAVVSELHAATETPAPAVEQAAKTETAVLVAEAPVAPAAVEQAVAAPVAQAPAAPVEAAPAASETVSLVEPAAHVEAAVEAPVEARVEAPAEARIETPAVAPVVEAQAAPAPVATAAPAAAVEAPAAQPAPQAGIVEAQPVVAATAPAAQPVVEPAAAEPAPVAVAPQAPRSATVSAEALKPVLEQAGLVWVNTDADKLRAAQEAAAQAAKPARVGRERKALPPVETAPMQMVETGKHPQ is encoded by the coding sequence ATGAAACGAATGTTGTTCAACGCGACGCAGCAGGAAGAACTGCGCGTCGCCATCGTCGATGGGCAAAAACTCATCGATATCGACATCGAAACCGCCGGGCGCGAACAGCGCAAAGGCAACATTTACAAGGGCATCATTACCCGCATCGAGCCTTCGCTCGAAGCCTGCTTCGTCAACTACGGCGAAGACCGCCACGGCTTTTTGCCGTTCAAGGAAGTCGCTCGCCAGTATTTCCGTGACGGCGTCGACATGCGCGCCGCGCGCATCCAGGACGCCCTGAAAGAAGGTCAGGAACTGATCGTTCAGGTCGAAAAGGAAGAGCGCGGCAACAAGGGCGCAGCCCTCACCACCTTCATCTCGCTCGCCGGCCGGTATCTGGTATTGATGCCGAACAACCCGCGCGGCGGCGGTGTATCGCGCCGGATCGAAGGCGACGACCGTCAGGAATTGCGCGAAACCATGGCGCAGCTGCAATTGCCGGAAGGCATGAGCATCATCGCGCGCACGGCCGGCATTGGCCGCAGCGCCGAGGAGCTGCAGTGGGACCTGAACTACCTGATGCAACTGTGGCGCGCCATCGAGGCCGCATCGCAAAGCGGTTCGAGCGGCCAGCCGATGCTGATTTATCTCGAATCGAGCCTGGTGATCCGCGCGATTCGCGACTATTTCCAGCCGGATATCGGCGAAATCCTGATCGACACCACCGAAATCCATGACCAGGCCCGCGCCTTCATGGATATTGTGATGCCGGACAATGTCAGCAAGGTGAAGCGGTATCACGACGACGTGCCGCTGTTCTCGCGTTTCCAGATCGAACACCAGATCGAAACCGCGTACTCGCGCACGGTACCGCTGCCCTCCGGCGGCGCCATCGTGATCGACCACACGGAAGCACTGGTCGCGATCGACGTGAACTCGGCGCGCGCCACCAAGGGCGCGGACATCGAGGAAACGGCTGCACGCACCAACCTCGAAGCTGCCGACGAAGTGGCCCGCCAGTTGCGCCTGCGCGATCTGGGCGGCCTGATCGTGATCGACTTCATCGACATGGAATCGGCCAAGAGCCAGCGCGAAGTCGAGCAACGCCTGAAAGACGCGTTGAAACACGACCGTGCGCGCGTCCAGATGGGCAAGATCTCGCGCTTCGGGCTGATGGAACTGTCACGTCAACGCCTGCGCCCGGCTTTGTCGGAAGGCAGCCATGTGACGTGCCCGCGCTGTAACGGCACGGGCCACATCCGCGATACCGAATCGTCCGCGCTGCAAGTGCTGCGGATCATTCAGGAAGAAGCGATGAAGGAAAACACCGCGGCGATCCATTGCCAGGTGCCGGTCGAAGTGACCGCCTTCCTGTTGAACGAAAAGCGCGCGGAAATCAACAAGATCGAATCGCGCTTCAAGGTCAACGTCGTTCTGATCCCGAACAAGCACCTCGATACGCCGCATTACAAGCTCGAGCGCCTGCGTCACGACGATGCGCGCCTCGACGAGCCGCGCGCCTCGTGGAAGATGGCCGAAGAAGCAGCCCGCGAACTGGAATCGGAAACCGGTTACAGCAAGCGCGCCGAGGAAGTGAAGCCGAAGCAGGAAGCCGCGGTCAAGGGCATCACGCCTGAAAAGCCGGCACCGAGCGCGCCGGTCCGTCCGGCAACCCCGGCTCCGGTGGCCGTCACGCCGGCCAGCGGCGGCTTTATCGGCTGGCTGAAGAATCTGTTCGGCATGCAGCCGGCCGCGCCGGCGCCTGTCGCACCGGCTACGACCGAAAAACAGGCGCGTCCGCAACGCGGCGAACGCACGGAGCGCGGTGAGCGCACCGGCGAACGCGGCGGTGATCGCAGCCGCAATCGCCGTGGCGGCGCAGGCGGCCGCGATGCAGCGGGCCGTGGCGAAGGCACGACCGGCGGCCGCCAGGCTCAAGGTCAACAACCGTCGGCGCGTCGCGAGGAACGCGAACCGCGTGAAGGACGTGAGGCACGCGAAGGTCGCGAACCGCGCGAAGCACGTGAATCGCGCGAGCCGCGTGGCAACCGTGAGCCGCGTGAGGCCCGTGAAGGCCGTGAACCCCGCGAGGCTCGTGAGCCGCGCGAAGGTCGCGAGGGCCGCGAAAACCGTGACCGCGACAATCGCGGCAACGAGCGTGCGGAAACCGTCGACGGCGCACCGCGCGCCGAACGTGGCGAGCGCCAGGAACGCGGCGAACGCCGTGAGCGTGGCGAGCGCGTTGAACGCGGCGAACGCCGCAAGCAGCAGCCGGAAGCGGCAGATGCGCTGACGCAAAACGACGCGCAAGCGGCGGAAGATCTGGCGCAAAACCAGACCGCCTTGGGCGAAAATGGCGCGCCGGTCGATCAGGAAGCGGTGGCGCGTGAAGGTGAAGAGCGTCGTCGCCGTCGTCGCGGCCGTCGCGGTGGCCGTCGTGAGCGTGAAGAAGACGTGAACGGCAACCTGGCTGCGGACGTCGCGGAAGCTGAAGGCGACACCGCCAATGTGACCGACGAAGCACCGGTGCGCACCGCGCATCAACCGGTTGAGCACAAGGCTGAAGTGAACGAAGCGACTGCTGTTAAGCCGGTGGAAGTGGTTGTCGCGGCCGTCGCGACAGAAACCGCTGTCGTCAGCGAACTGCATGCAGCAACCGAAACGCCGGCTCCGGCCGTCGAACAGGCCGCGAAGACGGAAACGGCTGTACTGGTCGCAGAAGCGCCGGTGGCACCGGCTGCAGTGGAGCAAGCCGTGGCAGCGCCGGTGGCGCAAGCTCCTGCCGCGCCGGTCGAAGCTGCGCCGGCCGCCAGCGAGACGGTTTCGCTCGTCGAACCGGCCGCTCATGTTGAAGCTGCGGTTGAAGCCCCGGTTGAAGCTCGGGTTGAAGCCCCTGCCGAAGCGCGGATCGAAACGCCGGCAGTTGCTCCGGTCGTTGAAGCGCAAGCTGCACCGGCTCCGGTAGCGACCGCGGCCCCAGCGGCAGCGGTCGAAGCACCTGCCGCCCAGCCGGCGCCGCAAGCCGGGATCGTTGAAGCGCAACCGGTCGTTGCAGCGACTGCTCCGGCAGCGCAACCGGTCGTTGAACCGGCCGCGGCCGAGCCAGCGCCCGTCGCAGTTGCGCCGCAAGCACCGCGTAGCGCCACTGTGTCGGCGGAAGCGCTGAAGCCGGTGCTGGAACAAGCCGGTCTCGTCTGGGTGAACACCGACGCCGACAAGCTGCGAGCCGCGCAGGAAGCGGCTGCGCAAGCAGCCAAGCCGGCTCGTGTGGGTCGCGAGCGCAAGGCGTTGCCGCCGGTCGAAACCGCGCCGATGCAAATGGTGGAAACCGGTAAGCACCCGCAGTAA